The following are encoded together in the Candidatus Binataceae bacterium genome:
- a CDS encoding amidohydrolase family protein, whose translation MDYKVIDADGHILEPPDLWEQYIEPKFRDVCPKVLMSDDGGELLRIEGDRAIDLGRGKRTVKLGALGNFGARAGGTMNSKLMPYLEGKRGGFDPHARIPDMDAEGIDAAFLYPSLGLFMGATQEPEFSAAVCRAYNRWLADYCKAYPERLFGAAMIPMQSIEHAVQELQFAVKELNFRAGFIRPNPYNGRTLHDRDYDPLWQAAQEADFSIGIHSGSESGQPTIGFDRFTRGFAVRHLVAHTMEMMAAAASLIMCGVCDRFPGLRIAFLESGGGWIAGWLDRMDRHFDDIGMNDTGLSMRPSELFRRQCFISFEPVEGSLKHLAEYIGSDNILWATDYPHADGFPDAPNMIKRMGLKPETLANVLGGGAKRYYNLH comes from the coding sequence ATGGATTACAAAGTTATCGACGCCGACGGCCACATCCTGGAGCCGCCGGATTTGTGGGAACAGTATATCGAGCCCAAGTTCCGCGACGTCTGCCCCAAAGTGCTGATGAGCGACGACGGCGGTGAGCTGCTGCGGATCGAAGGCGATCGCGCGATCGACCTCGGGCGCGGGAAGCGCACGGTCAAGCTCGGCGCGCTGGGTAACTTCGGCGCGCGCGCCGGCGGCACGATGAACTCGAAGCTGATGCCTTATCTTGAGGGCAAGCGCGGCGGTTTCGATCCGCACGCGCGGATTCCGGACATGGACGCCGAGGGGATCGACGCGGCGTTTCTCTACCCGAGCCTCGGGCTGTTCATGGGCGCGACCCAGGAGCCGGAGTTTTCCGCGGCGGTCTGCCGCGCCTACAACCGCTGGCTCGCGGACTACTGCAAGGCCTATCCGGAGCGGTTGTTCGGCGCGGCGATGATTCCGATGCAATCGATCGAGCACGCGGTGCAGGAGCTGCAATTCGCGGTCAAAGAGCTGAACTTTCGCGCGGGCTTTATCCGGCCGAATCCCTACAATGGCCGCACCCTGCACGATCGTGATTATGATCCGTTGTGGCAGGCGGCGCAGGAGGCCGATTTCTCGATCGGCATCCACAGCGGCTCGGAGAGCGGCCAGCCGACCATCGGGTTCGATCGGTTCACGCGCGGCTTCGCCGTGCGCCACCTGGTTGCGCATACGATGGAGATGATGGCGGCAGCCGCGAGCCTGATCATGTGCGGCGTCTGCGATCGTTTCCCTGGGCTGAGGATCGCGTTTCTCGAATCGGGCGGCGGTTGGATCGCCGGATGGCTCGATCGCATGGACCGCCATTTCGACGATATCGGGATGAACGACACCGGACTATCGATGCGGCCCAGCGAACTGTTCCGCCGGCAGTGCTTCATCTCATTCGAGCCGGTCGAAGGCTCTCTCAAGCATCTGGCCGAGTACATCGGTTCGGACAATATCTTGTGGGCGACGGACTATCCGCACGCCGACGGCTTCCCCGACGCGCCCAACATGATCAAGCGGATGGGGCTCAAGCCCGAGACGCTCGCGAACGTGCTGGGTGGCGGCGCGAAGCGCTACTACAACTTGCACTGA